From the genome of Pelodiscus sinensis isolate JC-2024 chromosome 12, ASM4963464v1, whole genome shotgun sequence, one region includes:
- the CIAO2B gene encoding cytosolic iron-sulfur assembly component 2B has protein sequence MVGPGPGGGSSLENANPLIYRRSGERPVTAREEDDELPDSIDDREIFDLIRSINDPEHPLTLEELNVVEQVRVKVNDAESTVMVEFTPTIPHCSMATLIGLSIKVKLIRSLPERFKVDVHITPGTHASEHAVNKQLADKERVAAALENSHLLEVVNQCLSARS, from the exons ATGGTGGGGCCGGGTCCCGGCGGGGGGAGCTCCCTGGAGAACGCGAACCCGCTGATTTATCGACGCTCGGGGGAGCGGCCCGTCACGGCGCGGGAGGAAGACGATGAGCTGCCCGACTCCATCGACGACCGGGAGATCTTCGAT CTTATTCGTTCAATTAATGATCCAGAACATCCCCTTACTTTGGAAGAGCTGAATGTTGTTGAACAAGTTAGAGTTAAA GTGAATGATGCTGAAAGCACAGTAATGGTGGAGTTTACTCCCACAATTCCTCACTGCAGCATGGCAACATTAATTGGTCTGTCAATAAAAGTAAAGTTAATCAGATCACTACCTGAAAGGTTTAAG gTGGATGTTCACATAACACCAGGAACCCATGCCTCTGAGCATGCAG TTAATAAACAACTTGCTGACAAAGAAAGAGTAGCAGCTGCTTTGGAGAATTCACATTTGCTGGAAGTGGTGAACCAGTGTTTGTCTGCACGATCATAG